The Pseudorca crassidens isolate mPseCra1 chromosome 3, mPseCra1.hap1, whole genome shotgun sequence genome includes the window ACATGACTCTGCAATCAGCCCTGGGACTTGGGAGCTGAAATGACTAGGTATCTGGGAAGACTGAATCCCTGAGTAATACCAAACTCTAGAGAGATAGGGTCTGCTTTGGATTTAAAGATTTATAAAACTCAGGGGAAAGgtctgagagaaaaaaagatagtctttttttcattttttttttgcactgaatCTAACCAAACAGTTAAAGCAGAAACTCTCTAACAGGCAGTGTGAAGCATCCCAGGCATGAAACAAATACTACAGATGCTCTATTATTGTTTTACTACAGATGCTCTATTATTGTTTAACACCTCGCTCTCAGAAACTATAAATCCCTCAGACAAAAGTAAGTCATGATAAAGAGGATTTGAATAATACAACATGCTTGATGAGGCAAACAGGTAAATAAATCCCAACAAGCAGTGACTTATTGTTAGATTAATGATGCTGAAAACAGTCTCTTTTGATATCATGATACCCCAAATGGCATGTCAATTTTCATGAATCAAATTTTCAACACATAAACATCTTTAAAAGTAAGGAAAAGTTTGGTATCTCATTATATGCAACTCTGAATTAGCATGCAACAACACAAAAATAGAGACCTAGTAGTAGATATCTTATTTGAGAACATAATTATAACAGCtctttaatgaaatattattttggaaTCTACTGGGTATTATACAAAACAGGATAATCTATTGTGAAAAGGTAGGTTTTATTCTGTGATTGTAAGGGCAAAAAAACTAAATAATCCCATAACTTTGATAACTCTCTattgactttaaaatacaaataaataacatacataGAGAGGAAAATGAGATAACAACATGAAGAGGAAAGATCTCCtcttctcaccagaaaccaaatcaCTCCCCTCAAAAAGATCACTGtctagggaattccttggcagtccagtggttaggactcggcgctttcactgccgtgggcccgggtttgatccctcgttagggaactaagatcccgcaagctgaggggccagcaaaaaacaaacaaacaaatataaatagaTCACTGTCTATATTTTCTATGCCACGCAAAAGAATTTAATGAGAGAAAAGTAttggtttattttaaagtctcaaaAGCTCAAAGCAAGAAAAACTTACAGACACTCCAGAGAGTCATTAATAAAGTGCTGTGGTGTACCatttcatctgcaccattttctctttttttcaacaGTGTTTGTCAGGACATCCTTCTTAGCCCCTCACTTTTTCTGCCTTGATAGCTAGCCTGTCTGCAATCAATGCTATCCTCAGGCTCTCTCTTGCCATCTTCACTTTGCTGTTTCCTGATATCTTCCTCAGTCACCGGAAATTGTTTGCAGAGGAGCTGTGAGATACCCAGAGCAGCTCCTGGAATCATCTCTGCCAAATCTGAAGACTGGGCAGGGGTGGGCCTGGGGCTGGAGTTCAGACCACCTGTGAGAACTCCTGGCAGAGATTCACCTGTGCAACTAGTTGCAAGTTTTTGCAAGGCTTTGGCAAGATCCAAAGTACTTAAGCGTTCTCTGGTTCCACTGAAGACCTGGAATCCATGTAGTCTCTTCGGCCAGAGCACTTGCTGGGGCTTATCCAAAGTTTCCTCCCATTGATGGCATCTGATCTCATTGCCAGGATAGGATGTGATTCTAGCAACCAGCCTCTTGAATATGTACAGACATTCTCAGAGGGATGGAGGTGCTTAAGCCACGCTTTGGATTGGTTTCTACAATCACGTTGCTTCCTCTGTGAAGTCTTGACCATCatgcttcttttcttcttatcCTATAAAATTAATCATGAAATTGTACAGGACAAAATAGTTCTAACATCTTATTCCTAAGGAGaaacaaatattattaaatatatatatatttttttaacatctttattggagtgtaattgctttacaatggtgtgttagtttctactttataacaaagtgaatcagctatacatatacatatatccccacatctcctccctcttgggtctccctcccaccctccctatcccacccctctagttggtcacaaagcactgagctgatctccctgtgctattcggctgcttcccactggctatctattttacatttggtagtatgtataAGTCAATGCtagtctctcacttcgtcccagcttacccttctccctccccgtgtccttatatatatatttttaagtgccaATGTAGCCATTGCCCGGGCATTAAAAACTCTTATCCACAACACTGCCATTTTCAGGAAAGATCCAACAGTTGATGTGATTCCCTTTTTTGGAAGCTTCACTGGTGGGTTGTTGCTTTACTTTAAGCATGATAACCCTAAGAAAACTTCCAACGGAATCACCATTCTGAAGCATAACATATTTCACACTTCTGGTACCCTGTAAAAACGTTTGCATTGCACTGGAAAGCAGCATCTGGAGCAGATCTATTTCCTCTTCTAGTTCGTTTTCAAGCCCTATTATCAAAAATCTCTTCTCTAGATGGAGAATGCTACTCTTGGTATGGATTTTACAGGCGTTCTTCCCTCAAATTCAGATTTCTCACAAAGACGTTTGTAACAACAGCTGGTCACTGCTATGCCTCAGTGTGATCTGACGTTCACTTTCCATTTGAGGgcaagggagggagacagagatgaGGGAGTGAAAAAGAGAGCTGGCTTCCCCAGCCCCCAGAGCTGCTAGACAGTGCTGCTCTGTTCTTCCCTACTGCTGCCTGCACATTGGTCATTTCTTTCAACTTTCACTACTGTGTTAAGcataaaagaaaatccaaatctGTTAGGTATTGCAGGCTCTCTGTTACATGTCTTTACCCACATTTATCTTGCTCCATTTCTCCACAACCAGGAGAATATAAACACAGAGCTTATTACTAAACTTTCAAGATTATTAAACACAGGAACTAGATCTACATTTCCAAAAGGAGACTGATATTTCTTCAaagtcccagaccagggctgagtGTGGTACATCATTAACAGTCAATGATGacagtgaaatatatatatttgacccTGTTTGGCTGCTTCTGTAGTGGATACTTTATGGGGTGACACCAGCCAACGTGTGACCTGGTGGATGAGCAGCCAAACAGGTTTAATTAGATCAGAGACACAAAGGGCTATTCCCTCCTTCGATAACAAATGAAGCAGCTGTAAGCGCCTACAATAGCAGTCGAGAAACAAAGGCAGCAAAACGGAACCATCATTGGTCCTTCTCCTAGCTGGCCTGTTATTTACCTGTAACCTGGGAAGTGACAGCTGGAGCAGGAGACTCAGCTAGAAGCCAGCTCCAGAAGATGAATTGCTTggggatggggaggagggaggtagCAAAATCTCTGTTTTGTAGCCCAAATTTACTCAACTATTTGTTACACATCATAGAAGGCTGCTAGGTTTTAGCCTGCTGCTCCCAGACCTGGTCCTGATTTCACCAGATTTGCACGCTAGGAATCCCATAAAATAAATCACCCCCTACTCCCGGATCCCACAGACAGCTCCGCGGGGTTAACGCCACCACAAGCCGGCTCTGTCCTTAGTACAGGGCATCCTCCAAGCCCAGGGTGGGAGGCGAAGCGGGTAGGAGGCAATG containing:
- the MBD3L1 gene encoding LOW QUALITY PROTEIN: methyl-CpG-binding domain protein 3-like 1 (The sequence of the model RefSeq protein was modified relative to this genomic sequence to represent the inferred CDS: inserted 6 bases in 3 codons; substituted 1 base at 1 genomic stop codon); the encoded protein is MVKTSQRKQRDCXETNPKRGLSTSIPLRMSXYIFKRLVARITSYPGNEIRCHQWEETLDKPQQVLWPKRLHGFQVFSGTRERLSTLDLAKALQKLATSCTGESLPGVLTGGLNSSPRPTPAQSSDLAEMIPGAALGISQLLCKQFPVTEEDIRKQXKVKMARESLRIALIADRLAIKAEKVRGXEGCPDKHC